In the Gorilla gorilla gorilla isolate KB3781 chromosome 1, NHGRI_mGorGor1-v2.1_pri, whole genome shotgun sequence genome, CGCTGCTCTGGGAAGCGAGTTCGCCCGCGGACACCGAGGAACCGCTGCGCCCGAAGAGCGCTCAGTGAGTGACCGCGACTTTTCAAAGCCGGGTAGCGCGCGCTAGTCGACAAGTAAGAGTGCGGGAGGCATCTTAATTAACCCTGCGCTCCCTGGACCGAGCTGGTGAGGAGGGCGCAGCGGGGACGACAGCCAGCGGGTGCGTGCGCTCTTAGAGAAACTTTCCCTGTCAAAGGCTCCGGGGGGCACGGGTGTCCCCCGCTTGCCAGAGCCCTGTTGCGGCCCCGAAACTTGTGCGCGCAGCCCAAACTAACCTCACGTGAAGTGACGGACTGTTCTATGACTGCAAAGATGGAAACGACCTTCTATGACGATGCCCTCAACGCCTCGTTCCTCCCGTCCGAGAGCGGACCTTATGGCTACAGTAACCCCAAGATCCTGAAACAGAGCATGACCCTGAACCTGGCCGACCCAGTGGGGAGCCTGAAGCCGCACCTCCGCGCCAAGAACTCGGACCTCCTCACCTCGCCCGACGTGGGGCTGCTCAAGCTGGCGTCGCCCGAGCTGGAGCGCCTGATAATCCAGTCCAGCAACGGGCACATCACCACCACGCCGACCCCCACCCAGTTCCTGTGCCCCAAGAACGTGACAGATGAGCAGGAGGGCTTCGCCGAGGGCTTCGTGCGCGCCCTGGCCGAACTGCACAGCCAGAACACGCTGCCCAGCGTCACGTCGGCGGCGCAGCCGGTCAAcggggcgggcatggtggctcccgcggTAGCCTCGGTGGCAGGGGGCAGCGGCAGCGGCGGCTTCAGCGCCAGCCTGCACAGCGAGCCGCCGGTCTACGCCAACCTCAGCAACTTCAACCCAGGCGCGCTGAGCAGCGGCGGCGGGGCGCCCTCCTACGGCGCGGCCGGCCTGGCCTTTCCCGCGCaaccccagcagcagcagcagccgccgCAGCCGCCGCACCACCTGCCCCAGCAGATGCCCGTGCCGCACCCGCGGCTGCAGGCCCTGAAGGAGGAGCCTCAGACAGTGCCCGAGATGCCCGGCGAGACACCGCCCCTGTCCCCCATCGACATGGAGTCCCAGGAGCGGATCAAGGCGGAGAGGAAGCGCATGAGGAACCGCATCGCTGCCTCCAAGTGCCGAAAAAGGAAGCTGGAGAGAATCGCCCGGCTGGAGGAAAAAGTGAAAACCTTGAAAGCTCAGAACTCGGAGCTGGCGTCCACGGCCAACATGCTCAGGGAACAGGTGGCACAGCTTAAACAGAAAGTCATGAACCACGTTAACAGTGGGTGCCAACTCATGCTAACGCAGCAGTTGCAAACATTTTGAAGAGAGACCGTCGGGGGCTGAGGGGCAacggagaaaaaaaataacacagagaGACAGACTTGAGAACTTGACAAGTTGCGAcggagagaaaaaagaagtgtCCGAGAACTAAAGCCAAGGGTATCCAAGTTGGACTGGGTTGCGTCCTGACGGCGCCCCCAGTGTGCACGAGTGGGAAGGACTTGGCGCGCCCTCCCTTGGCGTGGAGCCAGGGAGCGGCCGCCTGCGGGCTGCCCAGCTTTGCGGACGGGCTGTCCCCGCGCGAACGGAACGTTGGACTTTTCGTTAACATTGACCAAGAACTGCATGGACCTAACATTCGATCTCATTCAGTATtaaaggggggagggggagggggttaCAAACTGCAATAGAGACTGTAGATTGCTTCTGTAGTACTCCTTAAGAACACAAAGCGGGGGGAGGGTTGGGGAGGGGCGGCAGGAGGGAGGTTTGTGAGAGCGAGGCTGAGCCTACAGATGAACTCTTTCTGGCCTGCCTTCGTTAactgtgtatgtacatatatatattttttaatttgatgaaaGCTGATTACTGTCAATAAACAGCTTCATGCCTTTGTAagttatttcttgtttgtttgtttgggtatCCTGCCCAATGTTGTTTGTAAATAAGAGATTTGGAGCACTCTGAGTTTACCATTTgtaataaagtatataatttttttatgttttgtttctgaaaattccagaaaggatatttaagaaaatacaataaactaTTGGAAAGTACTCCCCTAACCTCTTTTCTGCATCATCTGTAGATACTAGCTATCTAGGTGGAGTTGAAAGAGTTAAGAATGTCGATTAAAATCCCTCTCAGTGCTTCTTACTATTAAAGCAGTAAAAACTGTTCTCTATTAGACTTTAGAAATAAATGTACCTGATGTACCTGATGCTATGGTCAGGTTATACTCCTCCTCCCCCAGCTATCTATATGGAATTGCTTACCAAAGGATAGTGCGATGTTTCAGGAGGCTGGAGGAAGGCGGGTTGCAGTGGAGAGGGACAGCCCACTGGGAAGTCAGACATTTCAAAGTTTGGGATTGTATCAAGTGGCATGTGCTGTGACCATTTATAATGTTAGTAGAAATTTAACAATAGGTGCTTATTCTCAAAGCAGGAATTggttgcagattttacaaaagatGTATCCTTCCAATTTGGAATCTTCTCTTTGACAATTCCTAGATAAAAAGATGGCCTTTGCTTATGAATATTTATAACAGCATTCTTGTCACAATAAATGTATTCAAATACCAATAACAGATCTTGAATTGCTTCCCTTTACTACTTTTTTCTTCCCAAGTTATATACTGAAGTTTTTAGTTGCTGAGGTTAACATTGCTGCAATCTGAAGTGACTTGAAAATTAAGAAGCAAAGAATTTAGGAAGAGTCAAACTAGAAGTTGTGATCTGAATGAAACAGTCTCCCAatttcataaattctttccctctttctccatctctatctctctctctactaccacccctcacccccaaatAAACCCCTATGCCTATGGAAACTAACAGTTTAGCATTTTGGATCTGTCTATagtttatttcttaatttgtttctaaaataatcaACCTTGTTTATATATAGAATCAGTCTCAAAAGATAGTAATCTAATACTATGGAAAAGATTCACAAGAGAAAACATGAACACTAAGTCAATGATTACATGCGTAAATCAAACCTCAGCTCTGGGGAAATGGGAAACTTGAATTCTGCCTACAGATATAACTTAGGAGATCAACAAGGCAGTGCTCAACAAGGGAACAATTTTTTGCTTGGTTGCTTTTCATCCCAAGAGCCAGTGTGATTATCAGGCAGCAAAAGCAATTTGATATCCAGGAATATTTCACAAACCACTAATTGAGTCAGGGCTGTTTGCTCATTAGCAGTGTTCTAGTACCCAGTAGGTCTGGGAGTGCTAATATCCTGCCTGTGGCTGTAAATCCAAATACACGAAGAGTTTCTCCTTAGGagtatatctaggagtggaagaGATTGGACAGGCTTGTTAGCTTCAGATATACTCTCCTTTGTAATAACACTTCTTGAACAAAGGGTTACTGGGAGCGGAGCCCAGTTTGCCAAACTGAATTTGCCGATGTCAGCAACCCGGAAGGTGAGATGATTTTGACCATATGTAGAAATAGCAGAGGGACAATAAAGCATTTTGGGGTGGGGCTCTGTGGAAGCTAAACAAGAGCCAACTAGAAAAAATAAGCAGGCTGGGGAATTAATTACCTGCAAAGGTAGACTAAGCCCAGACAACAGTACAGCACAGAAAAGCCACACCACTCCCCAGTTTGCTTTAGAtttcagtgttaaaaaaaaaaaaagtctgaaactCAGGCCTATCCCCATGCTTGATTGTTTCAATTAACATTCTAAATGTATATTCTTGAAATTCTAACCATTCTAACCAAAAGGGGTGGAAAAAAGTAATTGTGGTAGAGGAAATTAACCCATGATCTCTGGTAAATTTTGGAGACAAAAGATTAACTGCTTATAAACACTTAATGGTTAAGCTTATTGTGGGCCTTCAATGAGTTAATCTTTAGGTAACACTAATAATTGGAGAAGATGAAGCTGGTGACACATCGTCATTAATCCTCTTAATTtgttttacacatatatatatgttaaatatataaaataattcaatcaAGGACATTTAACCCTCTGTGTCTATCAGGACAGAGGGTTCATGAACTCAATGAAAATGCCCAGAaagttgtgtttgtgtgtctgtacACACTCTTCTGAGGAGagaaatttttgcttttatttgacCCTCCCAGAGTTCCATGACTCAAAAAAAAGGGTTAATAAACCATGAACTGACCAGCTACATGCCCACTATCAGAAACATATCATTGTATGGATCTAAATCCCATGCTCTTTCACCCCTTCATGTTTCTGCTTGCATGTATTTGCCTGGAATACCTTTCCTTCTAGTTCAACTGATAAATCCTACCCATTCTTCAAGTCTTGGCGTAAGTGACACCTTCTCTGTAAAGATTCCCTTAGTGACTCCATCTTCAAAAGGAATGAATAATTCCCTAATGAGCATGATAACATTTTATCAAAAATCCTATGATAGCACATACAAAAATGTATTATGAACCTCTGTGTCTCCTGGTCAGAACCCTATCTTCTTCATCAATGGACTCCCAAACTTTTAATGTAGCGCCTGGCGTATAGTAGATgttcataaaataaatgtttaatgactGAATGAACAAGTGAGCTCATACCCTCCTCCAACATAATTCCAAGTCTTAGTTTCTTCTAGTAAATATACTTCATTCATTTCCAGGTGCATAACTCGTGATGGATCAAATCTCAAAGTCAACCTGGCCAACCCTCAAGTTCTAAAGCCCAGTTCCTAGTGAGTGTTCTTAAAAGAATTAAGCTGTTAGCACATTCATACATCCAGCCACACAGAGTGTCCCTTCCTGCCTCCACTAATGCAAGTGAGCATCTTCTTACATTAAACGGGTCTGCCTGAAACATTAGTTTTGAAGGTGGAAATGGAGCGTatgtgtgtccttgggcaggcACAAAAACAGTTCCAGATGTGTCTTCATTTAAAACAACCAGCTTTATTGGTAATGAGAGAGGGGACTTTCTGTTAGTAAAATTAGACATATTTCAGGGGTCCAGAAGTTAGTACCCAAT is a window encoding:
- the JUN gene encoding transcription factor Jun; protein product: MTAKMETTFYDDALNASFLPSESGPYGYSNPKILKQSMTLNLADPVGSLKPHLRAKNSDLLTSPDVGLLKLASPELERLIIQSSNGHITTTPTPTQFLCPKNVTDEQEGFAEGFVRALAELHSQNTLPSVTSAAQPVNGAGMVAPAVASVAGGSGSGGFSASLHSEPPVYANLSNFNPGALSSGGGAPSYGAAGLAFPAQPQQQQQPPQPPHHLPQQMPVPHPRLQALKEEPQTVPEMPGETPPLSPIDMESQERIKAERKRMRNRIAASKCRKRKLERIARLEEKVKTLKAQNSELASTANMLREQVAQLKQKVMNHVNSGCQLMLTQQLQTF